The DNA sequence ACCCGTCGTGCGCGAGGCGGTCGAGGCGATCGGCTTCGACCTCGAGCTGCTCGACGTGAACCAGGCTGGGCGTCGCAGGCTGGTCAAGGTGGTCGTGGACGGCGACGAGGGGATCGGCCTGGACGAGGTGGCGCAGGCCAGCCGCGCCGTGTCCGCCGCCCTCGACGCGCACGAGCACCTGATCGCCGGGCCGTACACCCTCGAGGTCACCTCGCCCGGCGCGGACCGCCCGCTCACCAGGCCGCGCCACTGGAAGCGCAACCGGCTGCGCCTGGTGAAGGTCAAGCAGCCGGAGCAGGTCGAGTGGTTCGGCCGCGTCGGCGAGGCCGACGACACGGGCGTCGTGCTGCTGGTCAAGGGCGAGCTGCGCCGCGTCGAGTACCGGACGATCGAGCGCGCCGTCGTCGAAGTCGAGTTCAAGCAGCCGCCGGTCGAAGAGCTCGCGCTCCTCGAAGGCAAGCACCCGAAGGAGGAGTCGGAGTGAACGTCGACATCGCCGCTCTCAGGGCGATCGAACGGGACAAGGACATCCCCTTCGACACCGTCCTCGAAGCCATCGAGACCGCCCTGCTGACCGCCTACAAGCACACCGAGGGCCACCACTCGCACTCGCGCGTGGAGATCGACCGCAAGACCGGCGTGGTGCGCGTGCTCGCGCAGGAGCTCAACCCGGACGGCACCGTGGCCGAGGAGTGGGACGACACCCCCGAGGGGTTCGGCCGCATCGCCGCCACCACCGCACGCCAGGTCATCCTGCAGCGCCTGCGCGACGCCGAGCACGAGCGCACGTTCGGCGAGTTCTCCGCGAAGGAGGGCGAGATCATCGCCGGCGTGGTGCAGCGGGACGCCCGCGCCAACGCGCGCGGCATGGTCGTGGTCCAGATCGGCGACACCGAGGGCGTGCTGCCGCCCGCCGAGCAGGTGCCCGGCGAGTCCTACGAGCACGGCTCGCGCCTCAAGTGCTACGTCGTGGGCGTGTCCCGCGGCGCGCGCGGCCCTCAGATCACCCTGTCGCGCACGCACCCGAACCTGGTGCGCCGGCTGTTCGCGCTCGAGGTGCCCGAGATCGCCGACGGCACCGTGGAGATCCCCGCGGTGGCACGTGAGGCAGGTCACCGTTCGAAGATCGCGGTCCGCACGACCGTGCCCGGCGTCAACGCCAAGGGCGCGTGCATCGGGCCGATGGGCGCCCGGGTGCGCAACGTCATGAGCGAGCTGGCCGGCGAGAAGATCGACATCATCGACCACTCCGACGACC is a window from the Saccharothrix saharensis genome containing:
- the rimP gene encoding ribosome maturation factor RimP, encoding MSSPPRGELAAQLAPVVREAVEAIGFDLELLDVNQAGRRRLVKVVVDGDEGIGLDEVAQASRAVSAALDAHEHLIAGPYTLEVTSPGADRPLTRPRHWKRNRLRLVKVKQPEQVEWFGRVGEADDTGVVLLVKGELRRVEYRTIERAVVEVEFKQPPVEELALLEGKHPKEESE
- the nusA gene encoding transcription termination factor NusA; amino-acid sequence: MNVDIAALRAIERDKDIPFDTVLEAIETALLTAYKHTEGHHSHSRVEIDRKTGVVRVLAQELNPDGTVAEEWDDTPEGFGRIAATTARQVILQRLRDAEHERTFGEFSAKEGEIIAGVVQRDARANARGMVVVQIGDTEGVLPPAEQVPGESYEHGSRLKCYVVGVSRGARGPQITLSRTHPNLVRRLFALEVPEIADGTVEIPAVAREAGHRSKIAVRTTVPGVNAKGACIGPMGARVRNVMSELAGEKIDIIDHSDDPATFVGNALSPAKVVSVRVLDERAKTARVVVPDFQLSLAIGKEGQNARLAARLTGWRIDIRSDAEAGGSAPAGASTSGSAE